One Saccharopolyspora erythraea NRRL 2338 genomic region harbors:
- a CDS encoding GNAT family N-acetyltransferase, protein MNPGDLVIRRALSSDSAAVAELWLRSFAAALPSVRRAHTDEEVREYFRDVVVPRCETWVATADRSVIGLLVLDGDLLSQLYLAPEWRGQGVGDLLVELAKQRRPDGLALWTFQVNGPAQRFYERHGFVEAERTDGRHNEEREPDIRYVWQPEPSQRDSLGQAARR, encoded by the coding sequence GTGAACCCCGGTGACCTGGTCATCCGCCGTGCGCTGAGTTCGGACTCCGCCGCGGTGGCCGAACTGTGGCTGCGCTCGTTCGCCGCCGCGCTACCGAGCGTCCGCCGGGCGCACACCGATGAGGAAGTGCGGGAGTACTTCCGCGACGTGGTGGTTCCCCGGTGCGAGACGTGGGTCGCGACGGCGGACCGCTCGGTGATCGGCTTGCTGGTGCTCGACGGTGATCTGCTCAGCCAGCTCTACCTCGCGCCCGAGTGGCGGGGGCAGGGCGTCGGGGATCTCCTCGTCGAGCTGGCGAAGCAACGCCGGCCCGACGGGCTGGCGCTGTGGACCTTCCAGGTCAACGGACCGGCGCAGCGCTTCTACGAACGGCACGGCTTCGTCGAGGCCGAGCGCACCGACGGCAGGCACAACGAGGAACGCGAGCCCGACATCCGCTACGTCTGGCAGCCCGAGCCCTCGCAGCGCGACTCACTGGGGCAGGCCGCGCGCCGGTAG
- a CDS encoding error-prone DNA polymerase, translated as MSWFNPPQTWSELEKALSGRPGPRDEPYPGDGGDSPAWTRKRAAYEVPEDPPTPPSADPPTPASASEPESSEAPDAEPESGETSASVEAPALESEPATASAASLLSPAAESPGTTSPGLRAVPSGSASGRRPSRSVAVPYAELHAHSNFSFLDGASHPEELVAESARLGLEAIALTDHDGMYGVVRFSEAAAEHGVRTVFGAELSLGLTAAQTGVPDPEGNHLLVLARDPGGYARLCREISSAQLAGQEKGRPTYRLEQLAEAAEDHWLVLTGCRKGAVRSALAEGGPAAAAAELDRLVALFGGENVAVELTDQDLPTDSERNDVLFALARDAGLPAVATNGAHFAGPWNGRMASVVAAIRARRGLDEMDGWLPAWAGNHLRSGEEMAERFARYPGAVETAARLGRECAFDLRLVAPRLPPFDVPEGRTEAEWLRELTYRGALRRYGLPQDNPAAYAQIEHELAVIEKLDFPGYFLVVHDIVSFCGEMGILCQGRGSAANSAVCFALRITNADPVRYDLLFERFLAPERDGPPDIDLDIESDRREEAIQYVYRKYGRTHAAQVANVISYRPKSAVRDVARALGYSPGQQDAWSKQIEHWGPLPDDGEVPDQVRELAGELMGYPRHLGIHSGGMVICHQPVSEVCPVEWARMPGRTVLQWDKDDCASVGLVKFDLLGLGMLSALHYAIDLAREHHGIEVDLGELDLADDEVYAMLRRADAVGVFQVESRAQLATLPRLKPRKFYDLVVEVALIRPGPIQGGSVHPYIRRRNGEEDWDYEHPLMAAALEKTLGVPLFQEQLMQLAVDIAGFSAGEADELRRAMGSKRSEERMARLRGRLFEGMAVNGITGELAERIYQQLLAFANFGFPESHALSFAVLVFASSWFKRYYPAVFCAALLKAQPMGFYSPQSLVADARRHGVRVHGPDVNASRGQADLEPDAESEGGQAVRLGLASVRTLGDSVAEQLVAERTENGPYTGMADLSRRMSLNAAQMEALATAGAFGCFGLSRREALWNAAAAAGDRPDRLPGTTVSADAPPLPGMDGVELAAADVWATGISPDSYPLQFLRSRLGEMGALSAADLSEVDNGERVLVGGAVTHRQRPATAGGVTFLNLEDETGMINVVCTPGLWARYRKIARTSAALLVRGTIECAEGVINLRADRLQHLDMRVPSTSRDFH; from the coding sequence ATGAGCTGGTTCAACCCCCCGCAGACTTGGTCCGAACTGGAAAAAGCGCTCTCCGGCCGCCCGGGGCCGCGCGACGAGCCGTACCCCGGCGACGGTGGTGACAGTCCGGCGTGGACGCGGAAACGAGCGGCGTACGAAGTCCCCGAGGATCCGCCGACACCGCCGTCGGCCGACCCTCCGACACCCGCGTCCGCTTCCGAGCCGGAGTCTTCGGAAGCGCCTGATGCCGAGCCGGAGTCAGGAGAGACGTCCGCATCCGTGGAAGCGCCCGCACTCGAGTCCGAGCCGGCCACCGCTTCCGCGGCATCACTCCTGTCCCCGGCCGCCGAGTCGCCGGGGACCACGTCCCCAGGGCTCCGGGCCGTGCCGTCCGGTTCCGCCTCGGGGCGTCGTCCGTCCCGATCGGTCGCCGTCCCCTACGCGGAGCTGCACGCGCACTCGAACTTCAGCTTCCTCGACGGGGCCAGCCACCCGGAGGAGCTGGTCGCGGAGTCGGCGCGGCTCGGCCTGGAGGCCATCGCCCTCACCGACCACGACGGCATGTACGGCGTGGTGCGGTTCTCCGAGGCCGCCGCCGAGCACGGGGTCCGGACGGTCTTCGGCGCGGAGCTGAGCCTTGGGCTCACCGCCGCGCAGACCGGTGTCCCGGACCCCGAGGGCAACCACCTGCTGGTCCTGGCCCGTGATCCCGGTGGGTACGCGCGGCTGTGCCGGGAGATCAGCTCGGCCCAGCTCGCCGGTCAGGAGAAGGGCAGGCCCACCTACCGGCTGGAGCAGCTGGCAGAGGCGGCCGAGGACCACTGGCTGGTGCTGACCGGGTGCCGCAAGGGCGCGGTGCGCTCCGCGCTGGCCGAGGGCGGTCCGGCGGCCGCCGCCGCGGAGCTCGACCGGCTGGTGGCGCTGTTCGGCGGGGAGAACGTCGCGGTGGAGCTCACCGACCAGGACCTGCCCACCGACTCCGAACGCAACGACGTGCTGTTCGCCCTGGCCCGCGACGCCGGCCTGCCCGCGGTGGCCACCAACGGCGCGCACTTCGCCGGCCCGTGGAACGGCCGGATGGCGAGCGTGGTCGCCGCGATCCGGGCCCGGCGCGGCCTGGACGAGATGGACGGCTGGCTGCCCGCCTGGGCGGGCAACCACCTGCGTTCGGGCGAGGAGATGGCCGAGCGCTTCGCCCGCTATCCCGGTGCGGTCGAGACGGCGGCCCGGCTGGGCCGGGAGTGCGCGTTCGACCTGCGGCTGGTGGCGCCGCGGCTGCCGCCGTTCGACGTGCCGGAGGGGCGCACCGAGGCGGAATGGCTGCGCGAGCTGACCTACCGGGGCGCGCTGCGCCGCTACGGGCTCCCGCAGGACAACCCGGCGGCCTACGCGCAGATCGAGCACGAGCTGGCGGTGATCGAGAAGCTCGACTTCCCCGGGTACTTCCTGGTGGTGCACGACATCGTGTCGTTCTGCGGCGAGATGGGGATCCTGTGCCAGGGCCGGGGATCGGCGGCGAACTCCGCGGTGTGCTTCGCGCTGCGTATCACCAACGCCGACCCGGTGCGCTACGACCTGCTCTTCGAGCGGTTCCTCGCCCCGGAGCGCGACGGTCCACCGGACATCGACCTGGACATCGAGTCCGACCGCAGGGAAGAGGCGATCCAGTACGTCTACCGCAAGTACGGCCGCACGCACGCCGCCCAGGTGGCCAACGTGATCAGCTACCGGCCGAAGTCGGCGGTGCGGGACGTCGCCAGGGCGCTGGGCTACTCGCCGGGGCAGCAGGACGCCTGGAGCAAGCAGATCGAGCACTGGGGTCCGCTGCCCGACGACGGCGAGGTGCCCGACCAGGTCCGGGAGCTGGCCGGAGAGCTCATGGGTTACCCGAGGCACCTCGGCATCCACTCGGGCGGCATGGTGATCTGCCACCAGCCGGTGAGCGAGGTGTGCCCGGTGGAGTGGGCGCGGATGCCCGGCCGCACGGTGCTGCAGTGGGACAAGGACGACTGCGCGTCGGTAGGGCTGGTCAAGTTCGACCTGCTGGGGCTGGGGATGCTCTCGGCGCTGCACTACGCGATCGACCTGGCCCGCGAGCACCACGGCATCGAGGTCGACCTCGGCGAGCTGGACCTCGCCGACGACGAGGTGTACGCGATGCTGCGACGTGCCGACGCCGTCGGGGTCTTCCAGGTGGAGAGCCGGGCCCAGCTGGCGACCCTGCCCAGGCTGAAGCCGCGCAAGTTCTACGACCTGGTGGTTGAGGTGGCGCTGATCCGGCCGGGGCCGATCCAGGGCGGGTCGGTGCACCCCTACATCCGCCGCCGCAACGGGGAGGAGGACTGGGACTACGAGCACCCGCTGATGGCGGCCGCGCTGGAGAAGACCCTCGGCGTGCCGCTGTTCCAGGAGCAGCTCATGCAGCTCGCGGTGGACATCGCGGGTTTCTCGGCGGGGGAGGCCGACGAGCTGCGCCGGGCGATGGGCTCGAAGCGCTCCGAGGAGCGCATGGCCCGGCTGCGGGGCAGGTTGTTCGAGGGGATGGCCGTCAACGGCATCACCGGGGAGCTCGCCGAGCGCATCTACCAACAGCTGCTGGCCTTCGCGAACTTCGGCTTCCCGGAGAGCCATGCGCTCAGCTTCGCGGTGCTGGTGTTCGCCAGTTCCTGGTTCAAGCGCTACTACCCGGCGGTGTTCTGCGCGGCGCTGCTCAAGGCGCAGCCGATGGGCTTCTACTCGCCGCAGTCGCTGGTGGCCGACGCGCGCAGGCACGGGGTCCGGGTGCACGGGCCCGACGTCAACGCCAGCCGGGGGCAGGCGGACCTGGAACCCGACGCGGAGAGCGAGGGCGGGCAGGCCGTGCGGCTGGGACTGGCCTCGGTCCGCACCCTCGGCGACAGCGTGGCCGAGCAACTCGTGGCCGAGCGCACCGAGAACGGCCCGTACACCGGCATGGCGGACCTGAGCAGGCGGATGTCGTTGAACGCCGCGCAGATGGAGGCGTTGGCCACCGCGGGAGCCTTCGGGTGCTTCGGGCTGTCGCGTCGCGAGGCGTTGTGGAACGCCGCCGCGGCGGCCGGGGACCGCCCGGACAGGTTGCCGGGCACCACGGTCTCGGCGGACGCCCCACCGCTACCCGGCATGGACGGGGTCGAGCTGGCCGCCGCGGACGTCTGGGCCACGGGGATCTCCCCGGACAGCTACCCGTTGCAGTTCCTCCGCTCCCGGCTGGGGGAGATGGGGGCGCTCTCGGCGGCGGATTTGTCCGAAGTGGACAACGGGGAGCGCGTTCTGGTCGGCGGAGCGGTCACGCACCGGCAACGCCCGGCCACCGCGGGCGGCGTCACGTTCCTCAACCTGGAGGACGAGACCGGGATGATCAACGTGGTGTGCACTCCGGGCCTGTGGGCGCGCTACCGCAAGATCGCCCGCACCAGCGCCGCACTGCTGGTGCGCGGAACCATCGAATGCGCGGAGGGGGTGATCAACCTGCGAGCCGACCGACTCCAGCACCTCGACATGCGCGTGCCATCGACGTCGAGGGACTTTCACTGA
- a CDS encoding DNA polymerase Y family protein: MPPPRRLVVWCPDWPVVAAVLAAGLDPVAPAAVFVANRVLACSQTARDNGVRRGMRRREAQGRCPDLAVCEHDPARDARLFEPVVAAVESLAPGVEVVRPGLVAVPAKGPAGYFGSEVDAAERVVDEVAARADAECQVGVADGLFAAILAARRGVVVEPGGGPGFLAPMRIDEIDYPGVDRGELVDLLRRLGIRTLGDFAALPASDVATRFGRDALVAHRAASGREERPPERRALPPDLVVSESLDPPVERVDAAAFVAKALAERLHVRLGELGLACTRLGISARTEHGEELHRMWRCAEPLTPSGTADRVRWQLDGWLSGRRGAQRPTAGVELLSLHPDEVVGAGALQLDLVNSATGEADARAGRAFVRVQGMLGPDAVLVGVLGGGRDLRDRVRLVPWGDERVPTLDPERPWPGRIPAPSPAVLPDSPWPAAVLDADEQPVRITDRHRLTAAPVRVVVSGGRSRTVRGWAGPWPVEERWWSESAALAPRLVTRVQVVLEAEGEVGEVALLLVHEDGRWWVQGAYR, translated from the coding sequence ATGCCACCGCCCCGTCGTCTCGTCGTCTGGTGCCCGGACTGGCCGGTGGTCGCGGCGGTGCTGGCGGCCGGGCTCGATCCGGTGGCGCCCGCCGCGGTCTTCGTCGCGAACCGGGTGCTGGCCTGCTCGCAGACCGCGCGCGACAACGGGGTGCGCCGCGGGATGCGCCGCCGCGAGGCGCAGGGGCGCTGCCCGGACCTGGCCGTCTGCGAACACGATCCGGCGCGGGACGCGCGGCTGTTCGAGCCGGTGGTGGCGGCGGTGGAGTCGCTCGCGCCGGGCGTGGAGGTCGTGCGCCCGGGGCTGGTGGCCGTCCCGGCGAAGGGGCCCGCGGGCTACTTCGGGTCCGAAGTGGACGCCGCGGAGCGCGTCGTGGACGAGGTGGCCGCGCGGGCCGACGCCGAGTGCCAGGTCGGCGTGGCCGACGGCCTGTTCGCCGCGATCCTCGCCGCCCGCAGGGGCGTGGTCGTCGAACCGGGCGGTGGCCCCGGGTTCCTGGCCCCGATGCGCATCGACGAGATCGACTACCCCGGTGTGGACCGCGGTGAACTGGTGGATCTGCTGCGGCGGCTGGGAATCCGGACGCTCGGCGACTTCGCCGCCCTGCCCGCGTCCGACGTGGCGACCCGGTTCGGGCGGGACGCCCTGGTGGCGCACCGAGCCGCGAGCGGCCGGGAGGAGCGCCCGCCGGAGCGCAGGGCGCTGCCGCCGGACCTGGTGGTGTCGGAGAGCCTGGATCCCCCGGTGGAGCGGGTGGATGCCGCCGCGTTCGTGGCGAAGGCGCTGGCCGAGCGGCTGCACGTCAGGCTCGGCGAGCTGGGGCTGGCCTGCACCCGGCTGGGGATCTCGGCGCGGACCGAGCACGGCGAGGAGCTGCACCGGATGTGGCGCTGCGCCGAGCCCCTGACGCCGTCGGGCACCGCCGACCGGGTGCGCTGGCAGCTCGACGGCTGGCTCAGCGGGCGGCGGGGCGCCCAGCGGCCGACCGCCGGGGTGGAGCTGCTCTCGCTGCATCCCGACGAGGTGGTCGGCGCGGGAGCGCTGCAGCTCGACCTGGTCAACTCCGCGACCGGCGAGGCGGACGCCCGCGCGGGGCGCGCCTTCGTGCGGGTGCAGGGGATGCTCGGGCCGGACGCGGTGCTGGTCGGAGTGCTCGGCGGGGGACGTGACCTGCGGGACCGGGTCCGCCTGGTGCCGTGGGGTGACGAACGCGTGCCGACGCTGGACCCGGAGCGGCCGTGGCCGGGCCGCATCCCGGCTCCTTCGCCCGCGGTGCTCCCGGATTCGCCATGGCCCGCCGCGGTTCTCGACGCGGACGAGCAGCCGGTGCGGATCACCGACCGGCATCGGCTCACGGCGGCGCCCGTGCGGGTGGTGGTGTCCGGCGGCCGGTCGCGGACCGTCCGCGGCTGGGCTGGTCCGTGGCCGGTCGAGGAGCGGTGGTGGTCGGAGTCGGCTGCCCTGGCCCCGCGCCTGGTGACGCGCGTGCAGGTCGTGCTGGAGGCGGAGGGCGAAGTCGGCGAGGTCGCCCTGCTGCTGGTGCACGAGGACGGCCGCTGGTGGGTGCAGGGCGCCTACCGGTGA
- the purH gene encoding bifunctional phosphoribosylaminoimidazolecarboxamide formyltransferase/IMP cyclohydrolase — protein MTANSQQRRPVRRALIGVSDKSGLLELATGLHAAGVEIVSTGGTAKTIAAAGVPVTPVEELTGFPEALDGRVKTLHPRVHAGLLADLRKQEHADQLADLGIAPFDLLVVNLYPFVQTVASGADQDEVIEQIDIGGPAMVRASAKNHANVAVVVDPNRYEWVLEQVREGGFSLADRVELAAAAFRHTASYDVAVASWMSRTPAGDDSVFPGWIGETWERRSALRYGENPHQPAALYVSGGEATGLAAAAQLHGKEMSYNNYVDADAAWRAAHDHADPCVAIIKHANPCGIAVAGDIADAHRKAHECDPVSAYGGVIATNREVSVKLAEQISEIFTEVVVAPGYAEGAVDVLSRKKNVRILTAQPPKSGRVEMRAISGGMLVQGSDAVDAEGDDPAAWRLVAGSAVDEATLSDLKFAWRACRAVKSNAILLAADGATVGVGMGQVNRVDSARLSVARAGDRAKGSVAASDAFFPFPDGAEVLMEAGVRAIVQPGGSVRDESVIAAAEAAGVAMYFTGTRHFAH, from the coding sequence GTGACCGCGAACTCCCAGCAGCGGCGGCCGGTCCGGCGCGCGCTGATCGGCGTGTCGGACAAGTCCGGCCTGCTCGAACTGGCCACCGGACTGCATGCGGCCGGGGTGGAGATCGTCTCCACCGGCGGCACCGCGAAGACGATCGCCGCGGCCGGGGTGCCGGTCACGCCGGTCGAGGAGCTGACCGGCTTCCCGGAGGCGCTGGACGGCCGGGTCAAGACCCTGCACCCGCGGGTGCACGCCGGGCTGCTCGCCGACCTGCGCAAGCAGGAGCACGCCGACCAGCTCGCCGACCTCGGCATCGCCCCGTTCGACCTGCTCGTGGTGAACCTGTACCCGTTCGTGCAGACCGTCGCCTCCGGCGCGGACCAGGACGAGGTCATCGAGCAGATCGACATCGGCGGCCCGGCGATGGTGCGGGCGTCGGCGAAGAACCACGCCAACGTCGCGGTCGTGGTCGACCCCAACCGCTACGAGTGGGTCCTGGAGCAGGTCCGCGAGGGCGGGTTCAGTCTCGCCGACCGCGTCGAGCTGGCCGCCGCGGCCTTCCGGCACACCGCGTCCTACGACGTCGCGGTCGCGAGCTGGATGAGCCGCACCCCGGCGGGCGACGACTCGGTGTTCCCGGGCTGGATCGGCGAGACCTGGGAGCGCCGCTCGGCGCTGCGCTACGGCGAGAACCCGCACCAGCCTGCCGCGCTGTACGTCTCCGGTGGTGAGGCGACCGGTCTGGCCGCCGCCGCGCAGCTGCACGGCAAGGAGATGTCGTACAACAACTACGTCGACGCCGACGCGGCGTGGCGCGCCGCGCACGACCACGCCGACCCCTGCGTCGCGATCATCAAGCACGCCAACCCGTGCGGCATCGCGGTCGCGGGCGACATCGCCGACGCCCACCGCAAGGCCCACGAGTGCGACCCGGTCAGCGCCTACGGCGGCGTGATCGCCACCAACCGCGAGGTGTCGGTGAAGCTCGCCGAGCAGATCTCGGAGATCTTCACCGAGGTCGTGGTGGCCCCCGGCTACGCAGAGGGCGCCGTCGACGTGCTCTCGCGCAAGAAGAACGTCCGCATCCTCACCGCGCAGCCGCCGAAGTCCGGCCGGGTGGAGATGCGCGCGATCTCGGGCGGCATGCTCGTGCAGGGCTCCGACGCGGTCGACGCCGAGGGCGACGACCCGGCCGCGTGGCGGCTGGTCGCGGGCTCCGCGGTCGACGAGGCGACACTGTCCGACCTGAAGTTCGCGTGGCGCGCCTGCCGCGCCGTGAAGTCCAACGCGATCCTGCTCGCCGCCGACGGCGCGACCGTCGGCGTCGGCATGGGGCAGGTCAACCGGGTCGACTCGGCGCGGCTGTCGGTCGCCCGCGCCGGCGACCGGGCGAAGGGCTCGGTGGCCGCCTCCGACGCGTTCTTCCCGTTCCCGGACGGCGCCGAGGTGCTGATGGAGGCCGGGGTCCGCGCCATCGTGCAGCCGGGCGGCTCGGTCCGCGACGAGTCGGTCATCGCCGCGGCCGAGGCCGCAGGCGTGGCCATGTACTTCACCGGCACGCGGCACTTCGCGCACTGA
- the purN gene encoding phosphoribosylglycinamide formyltransferase, with the protein MPRHVRSEKLNPSTAEPPEQPEPLRIRTAGPARVVVLVSGSGTLLQSLLDATADPAYPVRVVAVGADRPGIEGLARAERAGIPTFVRRVKDHPSRADWDRALAEACAEHEPDLVVSAGFMKLVGEVFLDRFAGRYLNSHPALLPSFPGMHGVRDALEHGVKVTGCTLFVVDAGVDTGPILAQEAVEVRPDDDEASLHERIKEVERRLLVDTLAHLASHGWTVQGRKVSIP; encoded by the coding sequence GTGCCCAGGCATGTCAGGAGCGAGAAGCTGAACCCGAGCACCGCTGAACCCCCCGAGCAGCCGGAACCGCTCCGGATCCGCACCGCAGGTCCGGCCCGGGTCGTCGTCCTGGTCTCCGGTTCCGGCACCCTGCTGCAGTCCCTGCTCGACGCCACCGCGGACCCCGCCTACCCCGTGCGCGTCGTGGCCGTCGGAGCGGACCGGCCGGGCATCGAAGGCCTCGCCCGCGCCGAGCGCGCCGGGATCCCGACTTTCGTGCGGCGCGTCAAGGACCACCCGAGCCGGGCCGACTGGGACCGCGCGCTGGCCGAGGCGTGCGCCGAGCACGAGCCGGACCTGGTGGTCTCGGCTGGTTTCATGAAGCTGGTCGGTGAGGTGTTCCTCGACCGCTTCGCAGGCCGCTACCTCAACAGCCACCCGGCGCTGCTGCCGTCGTTCCCCGGCATGCACGGCGTCCGGGACGCCCTGGAACACGGCGTCAAGGTCACCGGCTGCACGCTGTTCGTCGTCGACGCGGGGGTGGACACCGGGCCCATCCTGGCGCAGGAGGCGGTGGAGGTCCGCCCGGACGACGACGAGGCGAGCCTGCACGAACGGATCAAGGAGGTCGAGCGGCGGCTGCTGGTCGACACCTTGGCACATCTTGCATCGCACGGGTGGACCGTGCAGGGACGGAAGGTGAGTATCCCGTGA